The Bacillus sp. F19 DNA segment TTCTTTAATCGGCCTTTAAATTTTCCTTCTTTCTTGGCCAGATCAATCCCTTCACGTTGACGCATACGAATAAGATCTCGTTCTAATTGGTTAACACCAGCCATTATCGTAATTAAGAATTGGCTGTATGGATTATCTTCTGATAAATCTAACCAAGTATCTTTTAATGATTTTAAATTGGCCTTTTTATCCCGTATGTAATCAATCAATTCAAATAAATCCTGCGTACTTCGAGTGATCCGAGTTAAGTCTGTAACATAAATAATGTCACTCTCCTGTAAATCCTCTAACATTTTTTGAAGTTGCTCACGATCCTTTGTTGCTCCAGAAACTTTTTCTTCAAAAATAATATCCATTCCAATTTCGTTCAATTGCTGAAATTGCCTTGATGGATTTTGGCTAGTCGAACTGACACGTATATAACCGATTTTCCGCAAAATATCACCTCATTTTTGAGACAAGTCTTATGAGACACTCTTAACTACGATTTTATCAGTCTACTATACTTGTATCAATAGAGTACACTCTATTGATACAAGTATAGTAGACTGATAAACTGAATAGTTAAAGAAATGAGGAGATACAATTTGAAAATTGCAAGAGGAAGAGAATTACTTACAACAGATCAAAGGAAGCTTCTTATGGAGATTCCGGAAGATGAGTTGATAGAAGGAACCTACTACACATTTTCTAATCAAGAATTGGCAGTTATTAATAAGAGGCGCAGAGAAGAAAATAGATTAGGATTCGCAGTGCAATTGGCTGTTCTTCGATATCCAGGCTGGTCATATACACATATTAAAAACCTGCCTGATTCGTTTATGCGATACATAGCAAATCAAATTAATGCAGACCCTTCTTCACTTAGTCTTTATCCTCAAAGAGAAAATACATTGTGGGATCACTTGAAAGAGATTCGGAACGAGTATGGTTTTATAACATTTACTCTAAAAGAATATCGAATGACATTTAAACACCTTTATCAATTAGCATTAGAAAATGGTGATGCCCTTCATTTACTACACGAGAGCATAGATTTTTTGAGAAAGAATAGAGTTATACTGCCTGCTATTACAACACTTGAAAGGATGGTATGGGAAGCTAGGGCATTGGCCGAAAAGAAGATATTTAATACCGTCAGTCAATCTCTAACTAATGACCAGAAGGAGAAGCTTGAAGAAATCATTACATCTCCGCATCGATCTGAAAACAATAAAACAATATTGGGTTGGCTAAAGGAAGCACCAGGTCACCCTTCTCCTGAAACATTTTTAAAAGTAATAGAAAGACTTGAATATATTAGAGGAATGGAACTAAGAAGCGTTAAAATTAATCATTTACACCGGAATCGCTTTTTACAGTTTTCTCGCTTAGGTTCAAGATATGAACCTTATGCTTTCCGTGACTTTCAAGAAAACAAGCGTTATACAATTCTAATCGTATATTTATTGCAGCTTACTGAAGAGTTAACCGATAAAGCTTTTGAAATACATGATAGACAAATACTTAGTCTGCTGTCAAAAGGACGAAAAGCTCAAGAAGAAATTCAGAAAAGAAACGGTAAAAAGGTAAATGAAAAAGTCATACACTTTTCTAGCATAGGACAAGCATTAATAAAAGCGAAAACGGAAGGACTAGATGCCTTTGAGGTTTTAGAGTCCGTTATTGAATGGAATTCCTTTGTCACCTCAGTAGAAGAAGCTCAAGAACTAGCCAGACCAGGGGATTATGATTATCTGGATCTACTCCAAAAGCGCTTTTATTCCCTTCGAAAGTATACACCGACACTATATGAAGGTTCTTGATTTTCATTCAACAAAGTCAAACGAACCACCCTTTCTTGGAGGTAGTCTTCGAAAGATAAGCTAACTGATAATCGTGTACGGTCTTTGTCTTGGTTCCACGTTTCTTGTGAAAACAAATATTCCTCAAAATCTCTATATTGTCTACTGCCAGAGATAGACACATCACCAGCCCGAACATGCTCTCTCAATTCCGTTAAAACCGCCATTTCATAATAGTGCCGATTGATTGTACCGTCTTCTTCATACAAATGCTTTTTCCAACGATTTGAAACAAAATCTACAGGTGCTGCTGCAGGGACTTTTCGCTTTCCAGAATCGTTCATTCCACGTATAATCTCAACCGCCTGCAAAAGCCAATATCCTTAATGAAAGACTAAAATGGCTATCTAACAATTGGAATAATCTAGAGGGAGTTTCGCTTGAGAAAGGGAAGCAATCAATTGCACGGTTGGAGAGGGACATTCCAGAGGAAGCCAGAAAATTTAGTGCTTGCCTTTATCAGATGCTTCCTAGGATAAAATTAACCGATTTACTCATGGATGTTGCTCATTTAACTGGATTTCATGAACAATTTACTCACGCCTCAAATAATCGTAAACCTGATAAAGAAGAAACGGTAATCATCATGGCTGCCCTATTAGGAATGGGATTGAATATTGGGTTAAGTAAGATGGCTGAAGCAACGCCTGATCTTACATATAAACAACTTGCCAATGTATCTCAATGGAGAATGCATGAAGATGCCATGAGCAAAGCGCAAGCTGTATTAGTAAACTTTCATCACAAGCTAGACTTATCTTCCTATTGGGGTGACGGTACAACATCTTCGTCAGATGGAATGAGAATGCAGGTAGGCGTTTCATCTTTACACTCAGACGCAAATCCGCATTATGGCTCAGGAAAAGGTACAACAATCTATCGATTTACCAGCGACCAGTTCTCATCGTATTACACAAAAATTATTCATACCAATTCAAGGGATGCAATTCATGTCCTAGATGGATTATTGCATCATGAAACCGACTTAAATATAGAAGAGCATTTCACAGATACAGCTGGTTATACTGATCAAATTTTTGGATTAACTCACCTTTTAGGCTTTAAGTTTGCACCCAGAATAAGGGATTTGTCAGATTCAAAGCTGTTTACATTAGAAAAGGCAAGCGAGTATCCAGAATTAGAGTCTATTTTACGTGGCCAAATAAATATAAAGATTATAAAAGAAAATTATGAGGATGTTTTACGATTAGCTCATTCTATAAGAGAGGGAACTGTCTCAGCATCACTTATTATGGGAAAACTAGGTTCTTACTCTAGGCAAAACAGTTTAGCCACAGCTTTACGTGAAATGGGAAAAATCGAAAAAACTATTTTTATTCTCAATTACCTTGCTAGTGAATCTTTGAGAAGAAAGATTCAAAAAGGCTTAAATAAAGGAGAAGCAATGAATGGTCTCGCAAGAGCTATTTTCTTTGGGAAACAAGGGGAGCTTCGGGAGCGAACGATACAGCACCAACTACAAAGAGCTACCGCATTAAACATAATTATCAATGCCATTAGTGTTTGGAATACGCTGCATCTGACAAAAGCAATGGAATACCAAAAAGGTTTAGGGGATTTTAAAGAGGACTTGTTGCACCATATGTCCCCTTTAGGCTGGGAGCATATTAATTTACTAGGGGAATACCATTTTAGTCCGGAGAAAATGGTCTCGTTAGATTCTTTAAGACCCTTAAAACTTTCTTAACGTTGTTAAAACCAGGCTAAGCGTCAGGAAAATTTGCTTAACGTTGTAAATCCGCATTTTCCTGACGCTACCCCATACCCATCAAGCTAACAACATAAATTACAAGATACGGGTTGATCATTGTTTTAAAACAAACGAGTAATGAAAAAGTTGACATGACAAAAAAGCCTATTAAAATGCTATTTTTTTGCTAGGCAGCTTGTCTATCCTTCACCGTTTTTTCATATACAACTCCAAGAATATCCAAGACAGTCATCTTCTTATAACGATGACATTTACGACCATTCTTTTTGAGCAACTGATAAAGGCGATGCAGAATGTTCAAAAGTTCTTCTGTGCCAACTGCCATCGCTTGAAACAGTAACGGGAAGTAATCTTTAATCATATAAATTGCTTTGTATTCACTCAATTCCTTCTTTTTCTTTTCAAGAAGTAACTGTCGCATTTGAAACATGGTAGAAGAACAGAGGAGAATGCCAATGAGTTGGCCATATAAATGGCACTCAAGGCGTTCTTTTTTGATTGTTTTGCATTCATCGATTTCAAAGAATGACTTCCATGTTTTAAACAAAATTTCGATTTGCCAACGCAGGGAATAGAGGGAATGAACATAGTCAGTGGGAACTTCTTCTGGTGATGTATTCGTTATGTAGACATTCATACCCATCAAGTGCTTACTTTTCTCCTTCATGACAATGCCTTTCTTCTTTTCTCGAATCGCTTGGTTTTTTAGGCGTGTTTGCGTTTGATCATCGGTTAAACGATGGATAATGACACGTGCTGGAAGCTTCTGATTTTGACCAATGTATGCTTCAGTGATTTCCAGTGTTTCACCAGAGGTTAGACGGGACATCATTTGTGTCATATCAAGCTGGATGTATTCGGTTTGTTTTTTTAACGTGCCATTGTTGAAAAATTCTGGATCAGGGTTCTTGATATAAATACGTGTATTTAACTTCAACCGAGAAATATAATAAGCCTCTTTATCATGAATGGCTTGTAAGTCTCCTAAATCAAAGTAACCAAGATCACGTAAACATAAATCGCCTTTCTCTACAGTTTCAAGGCAGATTGTACCGTATGTTTTATCATTGTTTTTTCCTGGTCCTAACTGTACGTTTAAAAATTGGCCACTTAATAAATCGTATTCCAATTGGATTTTCACCCCTGCAGTATGACTACTCCCTCCAGAGCCTTGATAATTTGTGGCGAAGGAATCAGGTAGCTGAAATACAGTCGCATCTAAAATCCGAATACGTTCGAAAGCAGAAATCATGTGTGAAGAAAGCGAATGATTTAAACAGAGATTTTGTGTTAGGAGTGAAGTAAAGACTTCTCGGAGGAATGCGACAGCTGCTGGATTAAAGCGCTGATTCAGCCCTTCTGGGCTTATTAGTACACCCATGGAAGCCTCCAAACGACTACATAATTGCGTAAGTGATGTACTAGCGACTTCTTGGCTGAGCCAAACGCACAGGGCGATAAGTCCATTTGCTTGATACTTACTAGATCGTTGTACAAAGCCCACCTGTTTGGCAGTTTCTTGTAGGACTATTGGGGATAGAAAACGTTGTAATTCTTTTGCAAAAAGTGTCAGTTCACTGGAGACGATAGGATTCATAAAAAAACACCATCCTTTCTCGTAAACTTCTTACGATAAGCATAGCGTTTTTTCATTTTTGAAGGTATTGTTTAAACTTAGCTTGATGGGCATGTGGTGGTACCCCTTTATTGCATTAGATAGTAATGTAATTTATAATACGTTTAAATGATTAAATTCTTAAACGGAAGGTAATGTTAGCGAAATGAACTGTAATGATAAAGTAATGCATATTTTAGAAAATTTAAGACCATGTTTTCAAGGGTTGGGGGATCCAACTCGTCAGCAAATTGTATCACTTTTAATTGATAAAGATAGCTTGAATGTGACGCAAATTGCGGAGAATATTCCCATGTCAAGACCTACTGTATCTCATCATTTGAAAATATTGAAACAATCAGGGTTACTTCAAGTTCAGAAAAAAGGCACTGAAATGTATTATTGTCTTGAATTTAATGAAACAATAAATCTTTTAAAAGAACTTGTTTCTTTAGTTGAAGATGAATGTAAGAACTAGGTATTCATTTATAGTTTAGGGACACCTTTTGTCCCTTTTTTTAGCGATAATATGTTAAAAGGTTTAAGTTTTTAATCATTTAAACTTATAATCTCACACTAATTAAAATGGAGGTTTCAGATGAATAAAAAAACAGTATTAATTGTTGGTGGGTATGGAGTTGTTGGTAGTCAAATAGCTCGAATTTTACATGATCGACATCCTGATTTGGAAATTAGATTAGGAGGAAGAACCTTAGGGAAAGCGTTACCTTTTGAATCAGAGAGAGTAAAAATAGTCAAGGTAGACAACACAACAGATGATCCTTTAAGAAATTTGGATGATAATTTCACATTAGTTGTTAATGCGGTTAATGACCCTCAAGATAGACTACTCCTATCTGCAGTTCGAAAAAAAATTCCATTGGTTGACATTACTCGTTGGACTGAACGCTTTAAGAGTTCTATTGATCGATTAAAAAATGTTGAGGTCCAATCCCCTGTTGTATTAGCTTCAGGGTGGATGGGGGGGACAGCAGCCCTTTTTTCTAAAATTTATTCAAAAGATCTTCAAGAGGTTACGGTTGATATCAACGCACTATATTCTCTTCAAGACAAAGCAGGACCAAATTCAACAGCGTATATGGACCGGTTAACTATTCCGTTTGAAGTCAAAGCTCGAGAGGGAATGCGACAGGCTTATCCAATGACTAATCCAATCAAAGTCCGCTTTCCAAACGGTTATATAACCAAATGTTATCGTTTGGATACTCCCGATCACGTAACCCTGCCAGAATCAATTCATGCTGTTTCGACTAACTTTCGTATTGCTTTTGATAGTAAAATATCTACATATGGACTGGTTTCTCTGGTGAATACAGGGATTTGGAAAATGATTAGTGGAGAAAAATTTACCGATTTACGGAAAAATATTCTCTATAAACCCGGAAGGGGAAGTGCACATAACATAGTTATTCATCTTAAAGGTTATGATGCTACTGGTGTATTGCATAGACGATGTGTGAACATATCAGATCCGTTAGGACAGACACATCTTACTGCTTTAGGAGCAGCTGTCCAAGCAGAGAACATTTTACAAACATCTGATATTGTGGTTCCGGATTCTGAAATTTACTTTCCGGAAAATCTATTAGATTTGGGTGTGAATGCATCTGCAATTTTAGATTTTTATAGGGAATATGGGGTTAATATTACGAAAGAAAATATATAAAAGGTACCGTTCTATTCGTGGTAGTACACATATGGCTATCAAGCTAAGAAAAGTAAATACCCCCAGAACGAAATTTTTTGCTAACTTGTAGCAAAAAAGCTCATTTTTTCGTTTTGGGGTAATTCTGAATGCTTAAGTTGATGGGCATGGGGTCCCACCAACAAAACGCGGAAAACATACGCTAAGCAAATTTCGACATAAAAAAAGCCGATTTTTCCTCTCTAAGGAACCATCGGCTTTTTTTCGAAAAAGAAACAGAGTAAATCTAAACTTGTTTCTTTATTTCAACTCAAAGTTTTTCTGACTTATTGGTTTTAATTGTCTATCTTCAATTTTTTTGTAGATCTTCTCTATGAAGGTTTTATCCTTTAAAATATGGCTTTTATTTTCACTCACTAATTGTTTAAATGTTTTCTTTTTCATTCCTTTTCCTCTTCTCTTTCAAATAACCTATATTCTCTTTCCAGATCACTAAGACAAAGCTCATATAGCTGTGCATTCTCTTTTTTTTATATACACCTATGCTTAAAAGTTATTGAACTGCTTCACGTAATATTTTGCTCATAAAAGGAGAGAAGTCCGTTAGTAAAATTTCAACAAAATAAATCGTAACTATTACTATTTAAAGCGTAAATGATACATTCGAACGACTCCTCCTTTATGATTACCCGACAAATATTTTTCGCCGATCATAAGCAAAAAAGAGCATCGCCACACCAAAAATAGCACAAATCATATACATAGTTGAGTATGAGTAAAAATCTGCTACCGGCCCCATAATCACACCACCTAAGGAAACTCCTAAATCTGCCATCGCAATAAATAAACCAAGTAACACATTGCGATTCATCTGAGGTAAGACAAAGCTTAAATATGTTGTTAATGTTGGATAGAGGAGTGCCTGAGCTATTCCCATTAAAATGGCACCAGCATAGAAAAAGATAGCTCCACCATTTATAGCATAGCTTACAGATTGTGCCCCCATTGCTAAAAGAAGCATTGTTCCCATCATAAAAGATGAATTCCATTTTCCGTCAGAAGGGATTTTTTTTCTTAAGGAAAACCGAGAAAAAACAACGGTCCCTGCCATTAACATTAGAAAAATTCCAGCGTTTCCGTTTTTCACCTGTTCAGCATATAGTGGTATGAAGATAGTAATTGCTCCAAATACAATAGAACCAACTAACATAAGAATACTACATTTAAATAAATGCGGATTTTTCACTAACTGACCAAATGAATTAAACATATTTACACCCTGCTTAGCATTTTTTGTAAAAGGCTGGGCTTCGGCTTTATCCATTTTGGCACTATAGCCAAACACCCCAGTAAAAATGACAATTGCTATCATCACGATTGCAAAGTATTCCATTCCTCCTTGCCAAATACCTAATGCCAATAAAGGACCAATAATACCTGGTATATAGGAAAATAAAGAATAAAGTGAAATTCCCTGAGAACGATCTTTCTCTGGAAGTGCATCAATAATTCCTATCTGTAATGCCATTGAAAAGAAAGCTGTTGACACCCCTTGTAACATACGAGCAACTAGGTAGCCACCTATCCCAGTTATCGTATATAAGATTAAAGCAAAACCATTGATAATAAGAATAATGCGCAACACTTTTATCGGCCCATACTTTTGAATAATATGACCTGCCCATGGTCTAAAAAACATGGTTGTAAACAAATATGCCCCCATAATCAAACCTATTGTTGTATTGGTGGCCCCTAATGCTCCCCCTTGTAAAGGGATAATAACATTTAGTATCGAATTGGCACTAAAATAAAGAAGCACCAACAGATACAAACGTAGAAAAGGCCAAGACATAGCTCCACTCACGATTTTTTCTCCTCCAAACCTGTAACTAATTCTGTTACTTTATGTAGCTGGTTAAAACGTTATCAACGACTGTAATAATTTTCTTGCATAAAGAGATTTAACGTCCTTTAAGTGTTCAATTTCGACTACTTCTTCAATTTGACCATCCCTAAAAATAATGACTCTGTCGCAAATATAGGCAGCAGCCTGTATATCATGCGTGATAAAAACGTAACTAATGTTGTAGACTCTTTTTAATTTCTTAAGTAATTCAAGTACTTGTGTTTGAACAGATACATCTAAAGAGCTGATTGCTTCATCTAATAAAATACATTTTGGTTCTGTTGAGATAGCTCTCGCAATACATACTCTCTGAACCTCTCCCCCTGATAACTCATGAGGATATTTGTTTCGAAAAGACGAAGGTAATCCAACCTGATTTAATAGATTAACAATCTTGTCTTTATTCTCTTTTCTACTCTTGTTCTGAAATTTCAATGGCTCCATGATTGCTTCTTCAACAGTAAAGAATGGATTAATGGAAGATTTGTAGTCTTGAAAAACAGCACTTATATTACCTAGTCTCACTCTTCTGTCTTCTACATTCATACCATTAAACAAAACTGTTCCACGATCAGGCTTTTCAATTCCCAGCATCAAGCGCCCTAAGGTTGATTTACCACTCCCACTTTCTCCGATAATACCAAGACACTCCCCACTTCTGCATTCAAGGCTAACATTCTTTAAAACATTCTGCCTTTCTGCGGAAAACAACCCACCTTTTTTATAGGATTTCTCCACTCTATCAACTTTCAGCAACTATAGTTCCTCCCCCCATTATCCTTTTAAAATTATTGCTCAGAGCCAGTCTAGTGGAGACTAAATATTTTGTATATTCATGTTTTGCTCCTGTAAAAATCTTTTCAGTATTTCCTCTTTCAATGATTTCTCCATCCTTCATCACTAAAACTTCATCCGCAATTTTTCTTACAACACCTAAATCATGGGAAATAAAGATCATCGAACAACCCATTCTTTCTCGCAACTTAATAAATTGTTCAACTACTTCAAATTGTGAGATGGTATCAAGTGCTGTTGTCGGTTCATCAGCTATAATAATATCCGGCTCTAGGACAATGGCCAGCGCAATCATAATTCGTTGCAGCATTCCACCAGATAACTGATGTGGATATTTGTTCATAATTTCTGTTGGGTTTTTCAACATGACACTTTCCATGGCATTTGTCATTTTCACTTCCATTTCGTTTTTACTCCAATTGAAATGTTCAGCAAGTGTTTCCCTTAAATGTACACCGACCATACAAGAGGGATCGAATGCACTCATCCCATTTTGTAGAATCATGCAAAGGTTTCTTCCCCTTTTCTTTCTCATCTCTTTATTAGAAAGTTGGTTCATGTTTTCTCCTTTTAAAAAAATATCCCCTGCTTGGTGAAGAGAGGACCTGTTTAATCTCATGATCGCCCTACAAGTAACAGACTTGCCACTTCCACTTTCCCCTACAATCGCAAGACAGCTTCCGGCCTTTAAGTGGAATGAACTATCTTGAATAATCTTTTTACCAGAATGAACATCCCATACCTTTAAGTTTTTAACTTCTAATATATTCATCATCTAATTAGCCACCTCTTTTTCTTGAACCTTTATCTTAGAAAGTGGTAAATTTTCTTTATGCATGTTTTTAGAGTTTACTAATTTAGGGTCTAGAGTAACTTGAAGTGAATCAGATAAAAAATTAAACGCCGATACCACAATAACAATGGCTAAACCGGGAGCTAACATTAATTCTGGTCTCGTAAACATAACTTCCCTCGCTTCATTTAACATCATCCCCCATTCGGCATTTGGAGCCTGAATTCCTAAACCCAAGAATGAAAACCCTGAAATTTGCAATATCATCGATCCAATAGATCCACTTGAAATCACTGAGATATCAGAAAAGGTAACTGGAACAATGTGCCTACAAATTATTTTCATACCACTAATACCAGATGCTTTGGCAAATTTGATATAATCTAATTCAGCATACTGCCTAACAGACGTTCTGATTACTCGAGCAAACCATGCCCATTTAATCAAAGCAAATGCAATTAGGATATTTTCAAGACCTACGCCTAAGATACCAATAACTGCTAGCGCCATAACGTATCCCGGAAAAGAAAGCATCGTGTCACATATTTTCATAATTATCGCATCGACTTTTCCTCTAAAATAGCCAGCTAGAAAACCTAAAATAGCCCCAATTAAAACAGATATAAATAGAACAACTAAAACCCATAATACACTTGGTCGAATTCCATATATGATTCTGGACAAAATACATCTCCCTAGATGGTCATTACCTAATAGGTATTCCCACGAAGGTGAAGCATATGAAAGACTCATATTGACTTCATTAGGGTCATATGGCGCAAATAATGGCGCGAAAATGCCAACAATAATCGTGACAACAATGATCACTAAAGATATCGTAGCTAACTTATCTTTACTTAAGTTTTTCAATATTCTCATTTAAAGATCATTCCTTAGCTTAGGATTCATCGCAGCATTTATAATGTCGGATATTGTATTAAACAAAACAAAGGCTGCTGCTAATATAAGAACGTATGCCTGGATAATAGGAAAGTCTCTGCTTAGAATTGCTTTAACACTTAGAGTTCCTAACCCTGGCCATGCAAAAACGTTTTCTATAACGACTGTGCTTCCCAATATAATAGGTATAGCCATACCAAATATCGAAATGGCAACTTGCAATGAATTTCTTAGTATGTGCATGGTAATTTTCATTTCAGATAACCCAGATGCCCTTCCATACAGGACATAATCCTCATTTAAATTGTTTAACATGGAAGTTCTAACATTTCTAAAATAGATACCGGCATAACTTATCGTGATAACAATAACCGGTAGAATATAACTTTTATATGAATCCATTCCGCTTGTTGGTAACAAATCCAATTTAACCGAGACATACCAAACCATAATGGACGCCAACCAGTATGACGGCATTGCTGTTAGGAAAAACGAAACCCCTCTTACCGATTTATCGATCATTTTCCCTTCCTTCAACGCACAAATAACACCTAATAGTATAGACATAAAGATAATGACAACAGATGAAACTAACGTTAACTTTAACGTATTTAAAAATGCCGGACCTATTAATGACCACACTGGTTTCCCATTAATATATGAATCTCCAAAGTCCAACTGTAAGCAGGAGATGAGCCAATCAAAATATCGTAAGATAAATGGCTTATCCATCCCCAATTCTTCTTTTGTTTGTTTTAATAATTCTTCTGTTATCTGTGGAACACCTTGCGCTTGTAATACCACTTCAGCTGGGTCTAAAGGAGAAAGGTTAATTAAGATAAAGGTCAAAAACGAAATGGTTAAAAGTAAAGGGACAGAGATTAGTATCCTGCTAATGATGTAACTTACCATAGAAGATCTCCTTTCCATTAAAATATCAATATTTAACGTTTATACTTCCTCATAAAAAAAAGGGGGGAAATTCCCCTTTTTATTTTTATTTAAAGTTCATCAACTCAAATGGCAGCTCAAATTGAGTTTGCTTGAAAGATATTCCGTTTAAATTTTTTTGGGCTACTACAGTAACACTTCCATTTGATATAGGAATAAAAACTGCTTCGTTATGAACAATCGTCAAAATATCAGCGTACAATGATTTTCTGGTTTCCTCATCTGTTGAAACCATAACTTGTTCAATTTTCTTGTAAAGTTCATCTGCTTGCCCGATGCCTTTGGTCGTATGCAAATAAGAAGCCTCAGAAGTAAAAGCAGCGATTGTACTTTGTGGGTCATACGCTAGACCCCAGGTTTGATTGAATAATAAATCATAGTCCCCTGTTGACCTTCTATTAGCGATTGAAGTTGACTCCTCACCGATAATCTCCAGCTGCATACCAATCTTTTTTACTGATGCTTGAATAAATTCAGCCTGGTATTTTTGAGAAGAAGAATTGCTATCATAATAGAGTTTCATGGCTAATTTCTTGCCATTTTTCGTTCTAACTTCAGCACCATTCTCAAATTTCCAGCCAGCTTCTTCTAAAATCTCCTTCGCTTTTTCTACATCATAACCTCGTTTCTTTAAATCAACATCGGCATAATTGACGTTCGGAGAAAATAGTGTGTGGGCTACCGTTTCAGTACCATTCAAAATATCCTCAGTGATGGTTTCTCGATCAACCGAGTCCCAGATAGCTTCACGAACTGCTGTTTCACTAATTGGATTATCAGTTTTACTGCTATTTGCTACGATCATTTTCGTATTCATTGGTTCACTTCTAACAAGTTGATATTCACCTGACTCAACTAATTGATTCATTGCTTCGACAGCAAGACTGTCAGCACCGCGATCATCTGTAAAAACAAAGTTTACTTCCCCTTTTTTTAAGGCTAAGAATGTCGTTTCACCAGCTGGAAGAACTTTAGACGTAATTTTCTTAATTTCAGGTGCGCCATCCCAGTAGTTTTCATTTGCTTTAAAAGTGGCGTACTCATCGGTTTTATGTTTAGTGAGCATATATGGTCCTGTACCGTTAAAACCACTTACGCCATCTTTAGTTTCCCCGTTTTTAAAATCTTTGGGTGATATGAATACATACGGTCTGGTCATAGACAATTCAACCAAAGTTGGATAGTATGCTTCTGACAATACTAATTCAACAGTATACTCATCTATTACATTTACACTTTTTATTTTTGTAGATAACTTAATCCAGGCATGCTTTTCTGCATTATTCTGTACAGCTTCAATATTTTTCTTCACTGCCTCTGCGTTAAACGACTCTCCATCATGGAATTTCACATTTTTTCTTAAGTGAAACGTGTACACTTTTCCATCCTCTGAAACTTCCCAGGATTCAGCAAGCAAAGGCTTGATCCCATCTTCCGTATTTTCAATCAATGATTCATAGACCATTCCTTGAGCCGGCATTGAACCTGTATAGAAATGCGGATTCATATCATTAATATCTTTGGCTGATGCATAAACTAACTCGTTTTCCCCATTAGCTGCATCACCATCCTTTTTCTCACTAGTAGAATTTTCTGCAGA contains these protein-coding regions:
- a CDS encoding recombinase family protein, yielding MRKIGYIRVSSTSQNPSRQFQQLNEIGMDIIFEEKVSGATKDREQLQKMLEDLQESDIIYVTDLTRITRSTQDLFELIDYIRDKKANLKSLKDTWLDLSEDNPYSQFLITIMAGVNQLERDLIRMRQREGIDLAKKEGKFKGRLKKYHKNHAGMNYAVKLYKEGNMTVNQICEITNVSRASLYRKLSEGNS
- a CDS encoding IS4 family transposase, with the protein product MNPIVSSELTLFAKELQRFLSPIVLQETAKQVGFVQRSSKYQANGLIALCVWLSQEVASTSLTQLCSRLEASMGVLISPEGLNQRFNPAAVAFLREVFTSLLTQNLCLNHSLSSHMISAFERIRILDATVFQLPDSFATNYQGSGGSSHTAGVKIQLEYDLLSGQFLNVQLGPGKNNDKTYGTICLETVEKGDLCLRDLGYFDLGDLQAIHDKEAYYISRLKLNTRIYIKNPDPEFFNNGTLKKQTEYIQLDMTQMMSRLTSGETLEITEAYIGQNQKLPARVIIHRLTDDQTQTRLKNQAIREKKKGIVMKEKSKHLMGMNVYITNTSPEEVPTDYVHSLYSLRWQIEILFKTWKSFFEIDECKTIKKERLECHLYGQLIGILLCSSTMFQMRQLLLEKKKKELSEYKAIYMIKDYFPLLFQAMAVGTEELLNILHRLYQLLKKNGRKCHRYKKMTVLDILGVVYEKTVKDRQAA
- a CDS encoding metalloregulator ArsR/SmtB family transcription factor, which codes for MNCNDKVMHILENLRPCFQGLGDPTRQQIVSLLIDKDSLNVTQIAENIPMSRPTVSHHLKILKQSGLLQVQKKGTEMYYCLEFNETINLLKELVSLVEDECKN
- a CDS encoding saccharopine dehydrogenase — encoded protein: MNKKTVLIVGGYGVVGSQIARILHDRHPDLEIRLGGRTLGKALPFESERVKIVKVDNTTDDPLRNLDDNFTLVVNAVNDPQDRLLLSAVRKKIPLVDITRWTERFKSSIDRLKNVEVQSPVVLASGWMGGTAALFSKIYSKDLQEVTVDINALYSLQDKAGPNSTAYMDRLTIPFEVKAREGMRQAYPMTNPIKVRFPNGYITKCYRLDTPDHVTLPESIHAVSTNFRIAFDSKISTYGLVSLVNTGIWKMISGEKFTDLRKNILYKPGRGSAHNIVIHLKGYDATGVLHRRCVNISDPLGQTHLTALGAAVQAENILQTSDIVVPDSEIYFPENLLDLGVNASAILDFYREYGVNITKENI
- a CDS encoding FbpB family small basic protein; translated protein: MKKKTFKQLVSENKSHILKDKTFIEKIYKKIEDRQLKPISQKNFELK
- a CDS encoding MFS transporter encodes the protein MSGAMSWPFLRLYLLVLLYFSANSILNVIIPLQGGALGATNTTIGLIMGAYLFTTMFFRPWAGHIIQKYGPIKVLRIILIINGFALILYTITGIGGYLVARMLQGVSTAFFSMALQIGIIDALPEKDRSQGISLYSLFSYIPGIIGPLLALGIWQGGMEYFAIVMIAIVIFTGVFGYSAKMDKAEAQPFTKNAKQGVNMFNSFGQLVKNPHLFKCSILMLVGSIVFGAITIFIPLYAEQVKNGNAGIFLMLMAGTVVFSRFSLRKKIPSDGKWNSSFMMGTMLLLAMGAQSVSYAINGGAIFFYAGAILMGIAQALLYPTLTTYLSFVLPQMNRNVLLGLFIAMADLGVSLGGVIMGPVADFYSYSTMYMICAIFGVAMLFFAYDRRKIFVG
- a CDS encoding ABC transporter ATP-binding protein, which gives rise to MLKVDRVEKSYKKGGLFSAERQNVLKNVSLECRSGECLGIIGESGSGKSTLGRLMLGIEKPDRGTVLFNGMNVEDRRVRLGNISAVFQDYKSSINPFFTVEEAIMEPLKFQNKSRKENKDKIVNLLNQVGLPSSFRNKYPHELSGGEVQRVCIARAISTEPKCILLDEAISSLDVSVQTQVLELLKKLKRVYNISYVFITHDIQAAAYICDRVIIFRDGQIEEVVEIEHLKDVKSLYARKLLQSLITF